A part of Drosophila bipectinata strain 14024-0381.07 chromosome 3L, DbipHiC1v2, whole genome shotgun sequence genomic DNA contains:
- the LOC108120447 gene encoding uncharacterized protein → MPLAKKFIQPKCCFCISLTSGCIIVSFYTLFFGFLNAGILVDDVLYKKTGKTDPWTKWFNICHVALNILSAVILLLSIVTKYVYFVFVWMAMFILHMIAYYIAFHAIVNVRMPFFNSPVTGSIYVLFMCLTLAIDIFCVYTVYCYYFVTTHPKDFRPPCADNKL, encoded by the exons atgccattggcaaaaaaatttattcaacCCAAATGCTGCTTTTGCATATCCCTGACATCTGGATGCATTATAGTATCGttttatactttattttttggattcCTCAATGCAGGGATCTTGGTTGATGATGTCCTCTATAAGAAAA CCGGAAAGACGGATCCATGGACGAAGTGGTTTAATATATGTCACGTGGCCCTCAATATTCTGTCTGCTGTTATACTTCTGTTATCAATTGTGACG aaatatgtttattttgtatttgtttggaTGGCAATGTTCATTTTACACATGATCGCATACTACATAGCGTTCCATGCTATAGTAAATGTCCGCATGCCCTTTTTTAATTCCCCAGTTACTGGATCCATATATGTCCTTTTCATGTGCCTTACACTTG CCATTGATATATTCTGCGTTTACACGGTATactgttattattttgttacgACACATCCGAAGGATTTTCGACCGCCCTGTGCTGATAATAA ATTGTAA
- the LOC108120448 gene encoding uncharacterized protein, giving the protein MTPARRCCFCLSLQLGCIVIFLFGLFFSVVHIDYVYSLINRNDRMGKKFAGKVILSFLQMTPYLLSFVSAFLLFFSILSQYSCLFWTTLVFQAIDALYLLIFSIITSSMGLNIIINEDMTHNILYWAYVILWIVLTAYFMYITYSYYRKLKAQQDERDAV; this is encoded by the exons ATGACTCCGGCCAGAAGATGTTGCTTTTGTCTTTCACTTCAATTAGGATGCATTGTGATATTCTTATTTGGattatttttttcggttgTGCATATTGACTACGTTTATTCACTGATAAATA gAAATGACAGAATGGGTAAAAAATTTGCag GGAAAGTAATATTAAGCTTTTTGCAAATGACTCCATATCTTTTGAGCTTCGTATCTgcttttttactatttttttccattctATCG cAATATTCTTGCCTGTTTTGGACTACGCTTGTCTTTCAAGCCATCGATGCTCTCtaccttttaatttttagcatTATTACATCATCAATGggcttaaatataataataaatgaagACATGACGCATAATATCCTCTATTGGGCTTATGTAATCTTATGGATAG TTTTAACAGCATACTTTATGTATATTACTTATTCCTATTATCGAAAACTCAAGGCACAACAAGATGAACGTGATGCAGTCTGA